From one Triticum aestivum cultivar Chinese Spring chromosome 4B, IWGSC CS RefSeq v2.1, whole genome shotgun sequence genomic stretch:
- the LOC123094946 gene encoding zinc finger protein ZAT12-like: MAHGKRSRQQAESTSVSLLDLDSGDMARILLLFSGHHQHHAHYGPSSPERVFECKTCNRRFPSFQALGGHRASHKKPRLADGAGAEPPKPKVHGCSICGLEFAVGQALGGHMRRHRAVAAAGAGVGLGLSLGLGIGPNEGGNKKAATAELALDLNEPALEEEPADRAMLGLAMEFPVVVDFRR; this comes from the coding sequence ATGGCCCATGGGAAGAGGTCTAGGCAGCAGGCCGAGTCGACCTCGGTCAGCCTGCTGGACCTGGACAGCGGCGACATGGCGCGCATCCTGCTGCTCTTCTCCGGCCACCACCAGCACCACGCCCACTACGGGCCTTCGTCGCCGGAGAGGGTGTTCGAGTGCAAGACCTGCAACCGGCGCTTCCCGTCCTTCCAGGCGCTCGGCGGGCACCGCGCCAGCCACAAGAAGCCGCGCCTGGCGGACGGCGCCGGCGCCGAGCCGCCCAAGCCCAAGGTGCACGGCTGCTCCATCTGCGGGCTCGAGTTCGCCGTCGGCCAGGCGCTCGGCGGCCACATGCGCCGCCACCGCGCCGTCGCGGCGGCAGGGGCCGGTGTCGGGCTTGGCCTCAGCCTCGGCCTCGGCATCGGGCCGAACGAGGGCGGCAACAAGAAGGCCGCGACGGCCGAGCTGGCGCTCGACCTGAACGAGCCGGCACTGGAGGAGGAGCCAGCCGATCGCGCCATGCTTGGGCTCGCCATGGAATTCCCCGTGGTGGTTGACTTTCGACGTTAG